A genomic window from Henningerozyma blattae CBS 6284 chromosome 3, complete genome includes:
- the KIP3 gene encoding tubulin-dependent ATPase KIP3 (similar to Saccharomyces cerevisiae KIP3 (YGL216W); ancestral locus Anc_3.528) yields the protein MSTSVQVDSKQSSISVAVRIRPFTDEENQRLINFDSNTTNNNGINALELFQNQPNGIRNILECIDDKLLIFDPQHLNPLNKISENILNSIYSSSQLSRRHYRKNGGELRFIFDKLLDQNSTQQHVFQSTTEPLLDSILDGYNGTVFAYGATGCGKTYTISGTPENPGIIFLTLQSLFNKIENLKDTKEISISLSYLEIYNESIKDLLDPTISSKKLVIREDANNKISVSNLSTYSPATIEEVMDLIIQGNLNRTTSSTHANETSSRSHAVLQIHLTQQNKLNNDINSTEQLFSTLSIIDLAGSERAASTKNRGETLLEGANINKSLLALGNCINALCINTSSHSQQQIHIPYRDSKLTRLLKFSLGGNCKTVMIVCVSPSSKHYDETLNTLKYANRAKEIKTKIIRNQLSLNRHISSYLKMITQQKQEIENLRKNQLTIINNHLSKIEIDLKKIEFEIDQIISNLKRKILVNHRFKIIKFEKSLILCKRRFFSLILIELRILQEKQFEYEMINQIIEHFQYKINQLELQFDSNDYIDLVFNNIKTIDIKKLKLLNGWDEYKHEKMLFIRLDQLYDSIKNEIIMNSSLLIDKLIMNKSINNLTHILTHSKLMNEESLLGIESEGIETRITNLINEAEHSFEEFSKPFYPLNTLEDEDDENEEDEDDTQTNLKRLSLIKETTPITKSDKKFYLTNRVTKSITQSPSPTSLDKVLKFSAGPSNNNTSPSAYKILNEIKPVQTDAPTLDVTTNQFSTNKKVRWMDIMDQDDVDVSMQDVSTANAMPSDTNRNRSLLTLQSLHPEK from the coding sequence ATGTCGACTTCGGTTCAAGTAGACTCCAAACAATCTTCCATATCAGTAGCTGTTCGTATTAGGCCTTTCACCGATGAGGAAAATCAACGTTTAATTAATTTCGATTCAAACactacaaataataatggtattAATGCCTTAGAactatttcaaaatcaacCAAATGGGATCCGTAATATCTTGGAATGTATcgatgataaattattaatatttgatccACAACATTTAAATCCATTAAATAAGATCtcagaaaatattttaaattcaatttattcttCATCGCAATTATCAAGACGACATTATAGGAAAAATGGAGGTGAATTAAGATTCAtctttgataaattattagatcaAAATTCAACACAACAACATGTTTTCCAATCCACTACAGAACCATTATTAGATTCAATATTGGATGGATATAATGGTACTGTGTTTGCATATGGAGCTACAGGATGTGGTAAGACTTATACTATATCGGGGACTCCCGAGAATCCAGggattatatttttaacattACAATCACTTTTCAATaagattgaaaatttaaaggaCACAAAAGAAATTTCCATAAGTTTATcatatttagaaatttaCAATGAATCAATTAAAGACCTCTTAGATCCAACAATATCATCCAAGAAACTTGTGATACGTGAGGatgctaataataagataagTGTTTCTAATTTATCGACATATTCGCCTGCTACTATTGAAGAAGTAATGGATCTGATAATCCAAGGGAATTTAAATAGAACTACATCATCTACACATGCTAATGAAACATCATCACGATCTCATGCAGTTTTACAAATTCATCTTActcaacaaaataaattaaataatgatattaattctacagaacaattattttctacactatcaataattgatttagCTGGTAGTGAAAGAGCTGCATCGACTAAAAATAGAGGCGAAACATTATTGGAAGGtgcaaatattaataaatcattactAGCATTGGGGAATTGTATCAATGCACTTTGTATAAACACTTCTTCACATTCACAACAACAAATTCATATTCCGTATCGAGACTCTAAATTAAcaagattattaaaattttcccTTGGTGGCAATTGTAAAACAGTTATGATAGTTTGTGTATCACCAAGTAGTAAACATTATGATGAAACATTAAATACATTAAAATATGCCAATCGTGCCAAAGAGATTAAAACCAAGATTATTAGGAACcaattatcattaaacCGACATATTAGttcatatttgaaaatgatcaCACAACAAAAgcaagaaattgaaaatttaagaaaaaatcaattgactattatcaataatcatttatccaaaatagaaatcgatcttaaaaaaattgaatttgaaatagaTCAAATAATATCGAATTTAAAGAGGAAAATATTAGTTAATCatagatttaaaataattaaattcgaaaaatctttaatactTTGTAAAAGACGATTTTTcagtttaattttaattgaattacgTATCTTACAAGAAAAACAGTTTGAATATGAGAtgataaatcaaattatagAACATTTCCAATATAAGATTAATCAATTAGAATTACAGTTTGATTCCAATGATTATATTGATCttgtatttaataatatcaagaCAATTGacatcaaaaaattaaaacttcTAAATGGGTGGGATGAATATAAACATGAAAAAATGTTATTTATTCGATTAGATCAATTATATGATTCTatcaaaaatgaaattataatgaattcaagtttattaattgataaattgattatgaacaaatcaataaataacTTGACACATATTTTAACACATTCTAAATTGATGAATGAAGAATCTCTATTGGGTATAGAATCAGAGGGTATTGAAACAAGAATAAccaatttaattaatgaagcTGAACATAGctttgaagaatttagtAAGCCTTTTTACCCCTTAAATACtcttgaagatgaagatgatgaaaatgaagaagatgaagatgatacACAGACCAACTTGAAACGATTATCATTGATAAAAGAAACTACTCCAATAACTAAGAgtgataaaaaattctatttgACAAACCGTGTTACTAAATCAATAACTCAGTCTCCATCACCAACATCCCTAGATAAAGTATTGAAATTCAGTGCAGGGccttcaaataataatacttcaCCTTCTGCATACAAGATATTAAATGAGATTAAGCCGGTACAAACAGATGCTCCAACACTTGATGTTACCACAAATCAGTTCTCCACCAAT
- the BOL2 gene encoding Bol2p (similar to Saccharomyces cerevisiae YGL220W; ancestral locus Anc_3.530) → MNSTLITPDHLKARLAEAMPELYTAIVTDTSGGCGQSFTLVVVSNAFVGLNRIQRSRLVNQALSAEIAEIHAFSCKCFSEDEWAKQVV, encoded by the coding sequence ATGAACTCTACCTTGATTACCCCAGACCATTTGAAGGCTCGTCTAGCTGAAGCCATGCCAGAACTTTATACTGCTATTGTCACTGATACTTCTGGTGGTTGTGGACAATCTTTCACATTGGTTGTTGTTTCAAATGCATTTGTTGGGTTGAATAGAATCCAACGTTCTAGATTGGTCAACCAAGCATTAAGTGCTGAAATTGCTGAAATCCATGCCTTTTCATGTAAATGCTTTTCTGAAGATGAATGGGCCAAGCAAGTTGTATGA